Proteins from one Coffea arabica cultivar ET-39 chromosome 8c, Coffea Arabica ET-39 HiFi, whole genome shotgun sequence genomic window:
- the LOC113706531 gene encoding cytosolic sulfotransferase 5-like, translating into MSTTASLVPCSKDQKQEELMQEYCKNLLSTLPRERWFGSSYLYKYNGFWLGPKGMPGLIACQNHFQARDTDFLLITTPKSGTTWLKALMFTLANRKIYPINQNHPLLKQNPHSLVPFMEFFCSPEKMNPDFSCPLGRLYSTHYPLTLLPQSVLNSGCKIVYLCRNIKDTFVSYWHFSRKLGAEASLEEFFDMFCEGVSLSGPVWDHVLGYWRESLEKPEKVLFLKFEALQEKPSFHLKLLAEFMGCPISPEEETCGFVDEVLGLCSFDNLSNLEVNKSGTQPTARNEMFFRKGKVGDWKNYLTGEMEERIDHITAQKFFGSGLSL; encoded by the coding sequence ATGTCCACAACTGCATCCCTAGTCCCttgctcaaaagatcaaaagcaAGAGGAACTAATGCAAGAATACTGCAAGAACCTGTTGTCAACCCTCCCCAGAGAGAGATGGTTTGGTTCTTCTTATCTGTACAAGTACAATGGCTTTTGGCTCGGTCCTAAAGGGATGCCGGGGCTCATTGCATGCCAAAACCATTTCCAAGCTCGGGACACTGATTTCCTACTAATTACCACTCCCAAATCAGGCACCACATGGCTGAAGGCCCTTATGTTCACCTTAGCCAACCGAAAGATTTATCCAATCAACCAAAACCATCCTTTGCTCAAGCAAAATCCTCACTCTCTGGTGCCATTCATGGAATTTTTTTGCTCACCAGAAAAAATGAACCCTGACTTTTCTTGCCCATTGGGAAGACTATATTCGACTCACTATCCACTTACCCTACTGCCCCAGTCGGTGCTGAATTCAGGTTGCAAGATTGTCTACCTATGCCGAAATATTAAGGATACTTTCGTCTCATATTGGCACTTCTCCAGGAAGTTAGGGGCTGAAGCTTCACTCGAAGAGTTTTTCGACATGTTTTGTGAGGGAGTGAGCCTTTCTGGACCAGTTTGGGATCATGTTTTAGGCTACTGGAGAGAAAGCTTGGAGAAGCCTGAAAAGGTCCTGTTTTTGAAGTTTGAAGCCCTGCAGGAAAAGCCAAGTTTTCATCTGAAACTTTTAGCTGAGTTCATGGGGTGTCCGATTTCACCCGAGGAAGAGACATGTGGTTTTGTTGATGAGGTTTTGGGGCTTTGTAGCTTTGATAACTTGAGCAATTTGGAGGTGAACAAGAGCGGGACCCAGCCGACTGCTAGAAATGAAATGTTTTTTCGGAAAGGAAAGGTTGGAGATTGGAAAAATTATTTGACAGGTGAGATGGAAGAACGCATTGATCATATCACTGCCCAAAAGTTCTTCGGATCTGGATTGAGTCTATAG
- the LOC113704436 gene encoding uncharacterized protein isoform X2, producing MQIVNIILLMVWNPIPGFDGKLKYLELYVITIGSFIDMCIELLYSTHLKWFVNGMLNPGHMNNFEHGGMLLMFFIFGLIALLSEKTSYLPLPDGALCLIASTAFCAEYFLFYFHSTTHQGLEGYYHLILVILIGLCIFSTVAGALMPTSFPVDLFNGIVITLQGLWFYQTAFTLYGPMMPNGCWLKADQIACRSKESEIRGELLANFQLFSQVLGVLVATIGAYCFAHSVNSHTDLRSSQTPEDG from the exons ATGCAAATAGTCAATATCATATTATTAAT GGTATGGAATCCTATTCCCGGTTTTGATGGGAAACTCAAGTATTTGGAGCTGTATGTTATAACAATTGGATCTTTTATTGATATGTGTATAGAGCTGCTTTATTCTACCCATCTTAAGTGGTTTGTCAATGGAATGCTGAATCCCGGACACATGAATAATTTTGAGCATGGTGGAATGCTTCTCATGTTTTTCATCTTCGGCTTGATCGCATTGCTTTCTGAGAAGACAAG CTATCTTCCCTTGCCAGATGGAGCTTTGTGCTTGATTGCTTCCACCGCATTTTGTGCCGAGTATTTCTTGTTCTACTTTCATTCGACTACCCATCAGGGCCTTGAGGGATATTACCACCTCATACTCGTTATCCTCATAGGCCTCTGCATTTTCTCTACGGTTGCCGGAGCCCTAATGCCAACTAGCTTCCCTGTGGATTTGTTTAATGGCATTGTCATAACTCTTCAAGGCCTCTGGTTCTACCAAACGGCGTTCACTTTGTATGGTCCGATGATGCCAAACGGCTGCTGGCTCAAGGCAGACCAAATAGCATGCCGTTCAAAGGAGAGTGAGATCCGGGGTGAGCTGCTTGCTAATTTCCAGCTATTTTCTCAAGTTCTTGGAGTCCTGGTTGCCACCATAGGAGCTTACTGTTTTGCACATTCAGTAAATAGTCACACTGATCTTAGGAGTTCACAAACACCTGAGGATGGATGA
- the LOC113704436 gene encoding uncharacterized protein isoform X1 codes for MGSFPGHVLPGTLFLLVGIWHTWCSIERYVLNPKSFRVRVWNPIPGFDGKLKYLELYVITIGSFIDMCIELLYSTHLKWFVNGMLNPGHMNNFEHGGMLLMFFIFGLIALLSEKTSYLPLPDGALCLIASTAFCAEYFLFYFHSTTHQGLEGYYHLILVILIGLCIFSTVAGALMPTSFPVDLFNGIVITLQGLWFYQTAFTLYGPMMPNGCWLKADQIACRSKESEIRGELLANFQLFSQVLGVLVATIGAYCFAHSVNSHTDLRSSQTPEDG; via the exons ATGGGATCATTTCCTGGTCATGTTCTTCCAGGAACGttatttcttcttgttggaATATGGCATACATGGTGTTCTATAGAACGATACGTATTGAATCCGAAATCTTTTCGTGTCAGGGTATGGAATCCTATTCCCGGTTTTGATGGGAAACTCAAGTATTTGGAGCTGTATGTTATAACAATTGGATCTTTTATTGATATGTGTATAGAGCTGCTTTATTCTACCCATCTTAAGTGGTTTGTCAATGGAATGCTGAATCCCGGACACATGAATAATTTTGAGCATGGTGGAATGCTTCTCATGTTTTTCATCTTCGGCTTGATCGCATTGCTTTCTGAGAAGACAAG CTATCTTCCCTTGCCAGATGGAGCTTTGTGCTTGATTGCTTCCACCGCATTTTGTGCCGAGTATTTCTTGTTCTACTTTCATTCGACTACCCATCAGGGCCTTGAGGGATATTACCACCTCATACTCGTTATCCTCATAGGCCTCTGCATTTTCTCTACGGTTGCCGGAGCCCTAATGCCAACTAGCTTCCCTGTGGATTTGTTTAATGGCATTGTCATAACTCTTCAAGGCCTCTGGTTCTACCAAACGGCGTTCACTTTGTATGGTCCGATGATGCCAAACGGCTGCTGGCTCAAGGCAGACCAAATAGCATGCCGTTCAAAGGAGAGTGAGATCCGGGGTGAGCTGCTTGCTAATTTCCAGCTATTTTCTCAAGTTCTTGGAGTCCTGGTTGCCACCATAGGAGCTTACTGTTTTGCACATTCAGTAAATAGTCACACTGATCTTAGGAGTTCACAAACACCTGAGGATGGATGA
- the LOC140013289 gene encoding cell division cycle 20.2, cofactor of APC complex-like, with protein MDAEKKDDHLRFRTTKNEAIQRKRSRCDENLDRYIPNRSAMDFDFAHYMLNGGKVTRETDSSTNSPCCSPSKKAYRKHLADIFNMNRTRILAFSNKPPSSVEKSFEEPAFLPKKPVKRRRIPQVAERTLDAPDITDDYYLNLLDWSTSNVIAVGLGNSIYLWDVDTGSAIHLVENEEDLGPVTSVSWAPDGKHLAVGLNNSQIQIWDSESSRLVRILREGHRARVCSLDWNNYVLTTGGMDSMIINNDVRIRSHIIGTYRGHTQEVCGLKWSSSGQQLASGGNDNLLHIWSISMASPSSSSGSRNPWIHRFEDHTAAVKALAWCPFQSNLLASGGGMGDHCIKFWNFNTGACLNSVNAGSQVTCLLWNRHEREILSSHGMNDNQLTLWKYPSMTRIAELQGHTSRVLSMAQSPDGYTVASAAADETLRFWNVFGSPEVAKPKREATTEPFPDIARIR; from the exons ATGGATGCAGAGAAAAAGGACGATCATTTAAGATTTCGTACTACAAAGAATGAAGCAATTCAGCGCAAAAGAAGCCGTTGTGATGAAAAC TTGGATAGATACATTCCTAATCGCTCTGCTATGGACTTTGATTTTGCGCATTATATGCTGAATGGAGGAAAGGTTACGAGGGAAACTGATAGTAGTACAAATTCGCCATGTTGTTCTCCATCAAAAAAAGCTTATAGGAAGCATCTTGCAGATATCTTTAACATGAACAGGACAAGGATTCTTGCTTTCAGCAATAAGCCCCCATCTTCTGTGGAGAAGAGCTTTGAAGAACCAGCTTTTTTACCCAAAAAACCAGTCAAGAGGAGGAGGATTCCTCag GTAGCAGAAAGGACCTTGGATGCTCCTGATATTACTGATGATTATTATCTGAATTTGTTGGATTGGAGCACCAGCAACGTGATTGCTGTCGGTCTTGGGAATTCTATCTATTTATGGGATGTAGATACTGGATCTGCTATTCATCTTGTGGAGAACGAGGAAGACTTGGGACCAGTGACCAGTGTTAGCTGGGCACCAGACGGGAAGCATCTTGCTGTTGGCTTGAACAATTCACAGATTCAAATATGGGACTCTGAGTCTTCCCGCTTG GTGAGGATATTGCGAGAAGGACACAGAGCAAGGGTTTGTTCACTCGATTGGAATAATTATGTTTTGACAACAGGAGGAATGGACAGTATGATCATAAACAATGATGTCAGAATTAGATCCCATATTATTGGGACTTACAGGGGGCATACTCAGGAGGTTTGTGGGTTGAAATGGTCTTCTTCAGGACAGCAATTAGCAAGTGGGGGGAATGATAATTTGCTCCACATATGGAGCATATCAATGgcttctccttcttcatcttctgGTTCTCGAAATCCATGGATCCACCGCTTTGAAGACCATACAGCTGCAGTAAAGGCCCTTGCCTGGTGTCCGTTTCAAAGTAACCTGCTAGCATCTGGTGGCGGCATGGGCGATCACTGCATAAAGTTCTGGAATTTCAACACTGGAGCATGCTTGAACTCAGTGAATGCAGGTTCACAGGTCACTTGTTTGCTTTGGAACAGACATGAACGCGAGATTTTGAGCTCTCATGGGATGAATGATAACCAACTCACTCTGTGGAAGTATCCTTCCATGACTAGGATTGCTGAGCTTCAGGGTCACACATCTAGAGTGCTCTCTATGGCTCAG AGTCCAGATGGATACACTGTTGCAAGTGCAGCTGCAGATGAAACACTACGATTCTGGAATGTATTTGGATCTCCTGAAGTGGCTAAGCCTAAACGTGAGGCAACAACAGAGCCATTTCCTGACATTGCGCGCATCAGATAG